The Vanessa atalanta chromosome 7, ilVanAtal1.2, whole genome shotgun sequence genomic interval CGGTGTGATGATGGCTGTCATCACAGTAGCGATCGTCATTGTGATGATAGAGAGGTGTAAAAGGCCTAGATACGATGATGTGAGAAAAATGAATGATATCAGAATGCAAGGTATCGATAACAATGATGTTCCTCCTCCGTACGTGAGAAGCATATTCCATACTCCATTACCAGGTAAGTTATGCTGATTTTcagaaatattgtattatttctatAGCTTAGttagtatcaaataaataattcatacaagATTGCTTATTGATTAccgatacattatataataattatattgtttacgtgtgaaaaaaatatgaatacttgTTTGTCTTAcctaatatatgataaatatattacatatgtatagaaaaattaatagtgtaaagaaaaagttattaattttgagatcttatttcagtaatatttgtaataccaaatttcatcacatAGGACATCGGCCCATTAGCTCAGTTGGTTAGAGCGTCGTGCTAATAACGCGAAGGTCGCGGGTTCGATCCCCTCATgggccaaaatatattttttagttctttattatttttattgttttagatcCTCCGCATTTGGATAAATGTCATTACCAACCTATTTCGACTTTGGacagaaatttaaaacaatttatgagGCCCGTTGTCGTGCAAACCATTTCACCAGTTATGCTTGAAAATTTTAGAGGTAAgaacaatttattactttaccACATACATAAAaggatatatacatatttacaatattcaaattgtattattataatttcagggATTTTAGAATGCCACTATGATCATTTGCCACGAAGAAGCCACGATTTCGGTACCATGCAAACACGATGCTCAGTAACGCCATCTATGAGATGTGACGATGAACTCCTTAGACAACGACCGCTGTCGGTCGCCGACTACACTATTGAAGCTTTGAAATGCGAGGCAAAACTTGATGTTATAGATAACACGACTTCCGAACCTTTATATGCCGAAATTCCTTGTTGGCGACCGCCTTCTGAACATGCAATAGCTGTGGTTAACCTGAATGGAGAAGCAGTAACCGAATTATGACCGCATTAGTTTCAAATAAGAACTTAGTGTCCTCGAATTCCGATAGATGGCGTTGTTTACGATAgatattagaaaaattaaaattttagcgtaaattaattattattttttatttgttgtgcCAAAGACTAGAGTTGAgtgaataacaattataatacatgtctaattatatagtaattatcttaagattgatttaaaaataaatgattacgaattcacatttttttttaataatacctatatatatttttttattaatagtgacttttgtaacattaatttttagcAATTATCCTTAGAACATGTACATCatacctaaataatttatttcattctaattaattatttggtaTCTATTTAATCTTTTATGCCTCGTGGCGGGAAAGAAAATCTCGAGGCGCTTGTACCTAGGTCTATTGTCTGCatttaatataggtacatataataaaatgtaactgatataaaatgtattgctaAGTATTTGTATCATAATTCCTATTCCATTATGCtattaattagaaatacaaaTCACAATAGGTGACaaggtttgaacccaaaacaCTCGTTTTCTAGACATAAATAATAGCTAAAACATCGATTCTAACTGATACTGTAAAACAAtatcaattcaaaaataaaatattcctcgTTTTATAGTTTTCATATCCCTATAGACAGTATACACAGTCTAAAAggaaattttagaaaatttcaTACCATAATAACATATTACACAGAATTATACCGTGTTTGTGCTATTTAGCAAGATTCGTGGAAAATGATAACATGGTCCAAGGCCGGGTTGCGTGGGCATCCAATGTTATCACAGTTTCCGTCTACAACAGTTGCATTCGGATAAACGGAGACCTCTCGTgtgagattaaaatataatacgagaAAGCCAATGATGGCtgttaattttatcgataaaatttagtgattattacattataactaatttaaatataaaatataacttataccgattttatttttcattatatttttaatctgagtAATGTGACTTACAGTACagagtatatataaattaaaaaaaaaatcatgcgcAATTCACTCAATTCAAAAGTTCCTTCGGAGACGATCAACAGGAAAACggcttatgttttatatttcactcgaacatttttttacacGCAACGcacattcataaataaataaaaaactgcttaataaatatagtcatatttatttactttgaaaatgtTCCAAGTATGAAGTCATATAAGtagactattaattaaatattccattttaaCTGACCTTAGAAACGTACCATATGATTCattttgtattacaatattattaatgctaaacaaagttagtattatctCATCGCTCTTGTTGTCGGTGACGATATTTAAGCGTAGAATCAGGATTCCTTTAGCAGtacataattcaattataaaaacactagcgacccgtcccggcttcgtacggttgtaatttaataataaagaaaattatatgatataaataaaatctatacccGATATAACACAGGAATCAGGCTTtctaccaaaatatatttttttaggatcGGATCATTAGTTGCGGAGATTACctcatatatacaaataaacaaatttcatctctttataaaattagaatctaatttcaaatgtttttttttttttattccatcacAATCCACTAATCACAGCTGTTAGAGCACATCAGTCCTAGTCTGGAGATAATCGGCAGCATAAGGACCCATACGGGATCTAATTTAGTACGGAACCAGGGTCTACGACACACTGGAGGAGAGGTGTGGATTAAGGTTGACTGGTGACGATGATAAATATCAGTTAGTTTATCATCTTTCGTTTGCCGTTTTTTGCCGACCAATTTATTTGGGACTTCTAGTCATATATAATTACTTCCTCATCCTCATGTTATCACTCACTGATTCAATCTTTTTtctgtattaattttttgaatttttcaaaGAAAGTTGTCAGGTCTATTTATATAGGAGCTCTATATTCCAagagatttgtattttttttatttagttatttcaatgtgtgtaaattttatatgagatttactagtgtgtgtgtgtgtgttaaaatatataataatagattagcaccagaataaaaaagtaaataatattgtattagtatgcaaataaagaataattaagtactgtaaacttaaaaaataaatattagttaatatgttttttaatgataGACAGAATGttcatgataattttaaaagattatttttttaaaattaattttaactacagAACCACTGGCATCTAACTAGGATGCAACATTATCGATATTTATGATTCGCACATCACAACACTCgacatacaaatattaaccatagtaTCATTCAGAGAGTTATTGAGTGTGGAACATAAAAACGTTAAGGCCAAGGTAAGGagatataagttatttttatgttattatattattattatttaagtcaatactttatttaagtagagtTATACGCGTGGATCCGAATTGTCTTTTTAAGaagattaaatgtaaaactaccactggctaagaatttaaattattttattagaacaataagaatttaattttcatataaaatatatcaagatcTACTTTATGACATacatgaatactttttttttttaaattaagtaggGGCAAAAGACAAAGAAAATAATgactgtaattaataattgtattaattaatcaatattgtGTGAACAAATGTGTAGGATTCATATAAAACGTTTAAACGTAAAACACAAAactttatatgtaaattgttttacGCGGTACTAGCAAAGCTACCGGTCTccatgtttttattatgtagttatcataatattttcactAATTTAACTAAACGTGTCGTGTTGTAGGGGTTGGTCGTCGGGGGTTAGGCAAAAAGTAGCCTctgttcttccttggagttcaagcttgcttcataccaaattttatcaatttcggttcagtggttcggCTGTGAAAAAGctagacagaattactttcgcttTCGCACACAGGATAAAACATCAGTAAAAATGATTTTAGCATTGGACcaattttacttctttataataatagtaaaggtATATAAAGtttcttacaatatataaagtactgtactaattatataacaaaaaggttttatataattatatataacaaagttcTTGTAAAACATAAAGTGGATTTGTTAAACAATtatcatgtttaatttttttttttttaataacaattttacacTTAAATTTTGGACATATAAATCGTCGGCAAATTTCCGCCAATGTACACAAAGTCGTAATGAATTTTACTCCTAAACCATCGTGAATCATTTCGTCCATTTGCGAAAATCGTCTAAAAATCTGttcggtagtttttgagtttatcgcatCCAAACACACAGACGAAAGTAGCCTGATTTGACCATAGAACCTCGAGCTCTGCAGCCGTATAAACTAACTATTGGACTATCAAGGCAATGATTTACTGTATAACGATCGAGTAATAAACTCTTGGAATGCTTTTcgatactataatttaaatatatttttgttaaaatagacAGAACACAAAAagagttttttcttttttattattttaagtattttattaataatactagtagcttttttggttttgttttgaATGAATATGTGTCACAAAAATGCGTTAGTCTTGAAATGGCTGGTTGCACATAATCGTAAATCAGTGTAATTtcctcaaattatttatttattctttattgcccaccaaaacttaaaactaaatttgacatttgaatcattttgttttaagaaGAATTTCTATCTGACTTTGTAGCTGTAAATTGTGATAGCTCACTTAAAATGTTGtcgaccgcggcttcgctcgcgtttcagGTATTGGTCGTGAGGTGTTATGCATAAAAAGAAGCCTTTGCCCTTCCATGGAGTTCAAGCTAGCTTTATATTATTGAAGTAGTTCTTAATAAGTCAATATAAAACTATGATAATGAcatcaatatgtttttaatattttgtatagtgCCACAGTTGATTTGCAGTAGTAATCAATTAGCGTAAGGTTTCTCATTTGTCGAAATTTTTCGAAAATTTCTCTCTTCACTTATTATTGATATTCggctttttatttatacgaaaactTGGTGGTCTGCGCAAGCCAGTCTGGATAGGTGTctaatcatcagatattctaccgccaaacagcaataattagtatcgttgtgttttgATTTGAAGGGTCAGAGTCattgtaattataggcacaagggacttaacatcatTCGTCTCAAGGTTGGACACGTATTGGTGACATAAGGAATGTAATAAGCTTAAAATTCTCACGGCGCCGATATCTATGGGTGGGAGGTGACCACCATCGAGTGACCTATTTGCAATCTGTATACATGTCATGAAAAAAACATCCATTTCAGCAAGCCTGCACGTAAAGTGTCACAAAATAATCCCTTTCATAGAATATGCAAGTgtgcaacaatttattttattttcgttatggCATATTTGATAGCActcttacatattaaaaaaaaaatgtgtaaggTAGAATTTCCTGACATcggttttattaaagtatttttttttcttcaaaattattattaaaacatttttttttcacgtcTATGACAGATAATGTCTTTGAAtggataatataaaatcatatataatttatatatgtaaaatatttcaaaatttatgaaaaacaattatttagtcggtcgcctggaagagatcgctatgtagcgataaggtccttgttttatttatttgtgttctctttaagtgtacaataaagtataaagtaaagtaattttattacaaatttaaatacaattgtcataaaaaataatatttttattttttaataatattttattgttattaattatttgcatgcacctaaaaactattttatttttataaggtacACGCACCTTTTGTTCtaccaatattattatcattaatgtaATTGATGTATTCTGACCGCGCAAAACAacttagataattattttaatgtttattttaatcaattataattatttattatgtcacaGATATTATGTACGTCATACTAATTGGCACGCTGTTGCTGAGCAGCGCGTGCGCGAACGACGATGCCCAGTACATTAACGTGAAATCCGTGAAGGGTGGTCACAGGGGCGGGGGAACATACAATTATAACCCTGGAGCCAACTATCCTAAGTACTCTATTGcatactttacattttttaaatattatttttaaaattttacaatgtcAAGATATATTTTCTGATAGCGACCCGAGCGGGCATCACACTAGAAcaatctcaataaaaaaaaaaagatataaataaaatttattttctacttaAACAAAAAGAATCGTAAATTAGAGCATTAGTTCGGAAGATTACCCCCTCCATACAAAAAATTGAacctctttatatattattatagactaATATAGATTCATAATGATGAGTTATACTATattggaatataataaataacacttcGGAGATTagtatgtatgatttttttttatgtaaaagttGTTTGGCAAAGAGTTTGCAGTATAGTGTGTCTAGTATCCAGTACAATAGACACAACGgactgatattttttaaattcttaatttaaattagacttGCTTCCTTTGTGAAACAAATTCCGACAAAACATGTAAACagttctaaataattaaattaaatatacgtgGACGTTATCAAAAAATCCTAAATTCGTATATTACAAGCAGCATATATTGCCTTCAAACtgtctttttgttttaaataattctacttTCATATTTTccacgtaaaataaaaaaaataaactaaaataaactccATAATAAGTCTTCTttagagaaaatataaaatttgtctcTTGAAGAATATTTCTGGACAAAAGCTGCTCTTCCCAAGGCGTGAGGAAAATTTCAAGTATACGCAACACTTGAAATATTATTCACACCGAGgcctttgtttaaaaattttgaaataaaatcatattcacACAACACACTATCTTTAATAAATGTCGAAAAAGACTGGGAAGCCAAAAATTTCGATGATGATATCCTAAAAATTTTGTATACTGATGGTTCATGCTACATACCTACAGTTGctacaaatgtatttaataaatcctTAACGCAAAAGGTTAACTAGCAGCTAAAGCTATTAGTCGAATTAATCATCCTTTTGTATCAcgtatttttgtcaaattaaaatgataaaactttTATCCCTCGACATAATCTATTTCTATACCAATGTTCTTTCTATCTACCAATTAGGTGATGAtgcttatttataaactaatctattaattatttttatagtttcggCAGCTATGGCTTGCGTCAGAATATGACACAACATGGCTATGGAGCTCAGAACGTCTCTCAACATGGGTATGGTGCCCAAAACACGTCACGTCGTATTGACTTCGAAGTGGGAGTTTGCTACATCGAAGTGccgtaagtaatatataattataagcctaaattctaaaataaatgtaagctGTAGAACCTgataatttaactttacttaattcatttataattgcCACTGCTAGGAACCGTACACGTGTTAAGTGAAATTCTAAAACATGCGCTGTTAACAAATGAggagttttatttgatatatatggaCTTTAGCAGAACCATCTAAAAACTTTAGGAATTTTGCGTTGTGCAGAATCCAGGTATTTCGAGTtaccaaaaatacaaaaaaaaaagtggaatactattaataatattacgcaTCGCACACCAAAAGTCCGAATGCACAATTATTACCGATAAAGCTTCCATCTTGTGAGTCAGTAATTTacgtgaatatatttttgtataacatttaattgaatcgagctgaagatttaatttataccaGTCCAATGTagaatcatattattaattcctcACAATGTTCAGGAATCACGTCCTATGTTATTTTAGATTCTCAGAAATATAGGATATATTAAACGTGTCTAAAATTTCTTAGAACTGGTAATGAAGTACTGAAACCTATAATTCTAGACCTAATTAACATCCCATCATTACGCCCGTATACAATGTGGAGACAGAGACGATACGACAACCCGCTTTCCTCTATAATGttattaacaaacaattaaacatttatccTATGACTAaacattaatgtaaaaaatctcTACGAGACTAGCTAAAAATTATGAGTCATGATGAGATTGAATCTCTCCTACTACTCCACGTGTCAGTACAGAACCAGGTGCTCTACACTTAAGAACACCGATCACGTACATAGTCAAGCACACACACACTAAATCACATAAGTCAAAATTCATACGTAGTCACTCTaatttttttgcatattatatGAAGAGTATAAAAACACCTCCACCCCCACACACCAGAGGGTCCTCTTCGCACAGgtgttattatacttaaaaatatacccTTTTGAGTTTGATTCGAGATtttatgaagtaaaattaattgattcaatcaTCAAATTTAATACGTATTACATTTTTACAGGACGGCCAGCTTGGTCCATGACCCTGCTCGTGCCCCAGTTGGTAATGgagtaagtattataaaataatcagtctgctataaataatcatacctataacaattaaaataacaattattaaacattaaactttTTCCAGTCGAGACCTGACCTCAGCCGTATTAGATCCTGCTGTCAAGGATACATAAGAAATATCTACAACTTCAAAATCTGTGATCCTGTTTGCAGTCAAGAATGCGTGAACGGTCACTGTTCTGCGCCAGAAACATGCACATGTTTCCCTGATCATGTTAAAAATGTAGCTGGATTTTGTATACCGACCTGTCCCATAGGATGTCAGAACGGTCGCTGTAGTGGTGGCGAATGTTTGTGCAAGGAGGGATATAGGCTGGATTCAGAGAGTAAATTCTGCGTACCTGCTTGTAAGGAAAACTGTGGTGGTCTAGGTATAAATATTgacatactataatatataacattcttGAGAAAaccaaattttaattcaacatcAAAATTGAAATTCGAAGCATCTCAAACTTAGCACCCAACTACCGACTGTAAAAatctaacaaaataattaattacagatgtcatattaaaatttcatttttaggaAATTGTACTGAACCCAATACCTGTAAGTGTAGAGTAGGATATCAACCTACTCCTGATGGTAACTGCAGACCAGTTTGTGATAATTGCGTTAATGGAGACTGCGTCGCACCGAACGACTGCCGCTGCAAACAAGGATATAGCAGAGATCAACAAGGAAAGTGCACACCACAATGTTCTCAGTAAGTTTTACTCATATTCTTGATCATTTGAACGTAAGGTGTTTTTATTCGTAAGTTAAAACATCGGCTAAAATACCAAATTACGTCATAACAAATTAGAGATGAGACGGATATCCGGTAACTATCCGGTATCCGCCCTATCCGGCCACCATAATACTATCCGGCCGAATACCAGATAGCTACTATTCGAATACCGGATAGACATCCagccgaataaaataaaactggataaaagaaacatttttttgagTAATTCTTTAGTTAGTCTTAGTATcacttaacttaaatataactagttttagttgtaaatttttaatcacacaatagtaaattaatgtaatacaaaaaaaaaggaatgaaTTAGTACTGATACTGCACTAAGGGCAAATTATGatgaataaatactaatttttctGCATTAAGAGGTAGCAGACAGTTGCGTTTCTCTTCATAAATAAGGCCAGCTTCAGAAAAAAGTCTTTCGCTATACACCCTGCTGCAAGGTGCAGAAAGGTAGATTTTGGCAAACTTTGCTAAATTTGGGTATTGTTTGGCATTAGCTGCCCACAAAAAATAAGGGTCGCAATTGCAATCGGCTAAGTTTCGCCGGATATCCGGCGGCCGGATACCCGGCTATTCGGCCACATGGTCGACCGAATATCCGGTATCCGGCCAAACTGCTATCCGTTTCATCTctacaacaaataatttaactaaaaaaacaaaatgtatatttttagagGATGTCAACCAGACGGAAGATGCGTTTCTCCAAACGTCTGTGAATATCCAAATGCAGCAAGGCCTTCAAATACCCCTCCTCCTTTCCGTCCAACCAATCCACAAAACCGTCCCATCTATCCTGGTGGTGAATTACCTAGAGGGGACATAGGAGAGGATGGAAACCCTGGACAAAGGTACCCTGGTAAAAACAACACAGTTAACGGCACATACTCTCAAGATGTACCTAGAAATCCATTATACCCTGGAAGTCAAGTATATCCTGGCAATCAAGTATATCCTGGAAATCATGTATATCCTGGAAACCAAGTAAACCCTGGAAATCAAGTAAGCCCTGGAAATCAAGTAAACCCTGGAAATCAAGTTAACCCTGGAAATCAAGTTAACCCTGGAAATCAAGTTTACCCAGGATTTCAACCTATTCCTGGAAAACCAATTTATCCTGGAAACCAAATGTACCCTGAAAATAACATGAACCCAGATCATCAAATGTATCCAGGAAACCAAGTTTATCCTGGAATCCAAATGTACCCTGGAAATCAAGTATACCCGGGAAATCAAATGTACCCTGGCGTACAAGTTTATCCTGGTAGTCAGGGTTATGGCAATCGAGGCCAATACGATTATCAAGGTCAATTTGATGTTCAAAGTGGAAACCGCAGAGAATCCGAAATTCAAGGTCAAACTAGCTACAATCAATTTTCTGAAAGCCAAGTTTCTAGCCAATGCTCTCAACCGTGTATTAATGGCGTTTGTATTGGAGACAATATATGCCGCTGTAATCCAGGCTATTTATCTGATGCGAACGAGCCAAacaggtatttattattttctaaacgtGCACTAAACATACTCTCTATAACCAAAAGCAATATTAAGCAAATTCGTTAAAGCAAGCTTACTTACtatctttattcaaatttccATGACGTCTTATCCGCCGAACTGATTATCTAAAATGCATATATCCCTACAACtagataaaaagataaatatgtatgttaacaCAAAAATGGCACTTAAAATCGATTATGAATTAATCTGAATACTATTTCCATAACCTTCAACCTTAAAATTTTACAGTATTTCGAAAATAAGTATTAGTTAGCGAGTTTTATAAAAGACGCAATGATTGATTAACGTTATTAATtgcttatattttcttatagatGCATTCCCAATTGCCCTGGTGGTTGTCCCAATGGCATCTGCTCGGCACCTCACTTCTGCATCTGCAATGTTGGTTATTACAAGGACACCAGTGTAAAGGGTCGCCCAGCTTGCGTGAAACGCATTCGCCGATCAGTCGACAATAAGGAACCGCTGAACGTTGCTGAACTTCTAATATTCGATGTACCTGATTACTGAAGATTTAcataccaatatttttaataaagctcTTATAATGgatatatacatttgttttttttattcctcaTAAAACTATATTGATGTTGGCGGATTATAGCAGAGCCTTTTAAGAAAGACatacttttcatttaaaatatttaggcGACAATAGCatgactattatttaaaaatagtgcaTCAGATAGGTTGATATaagtgaatatataaataatatcgagCTTATAAGTTTTACCACATAGTCCTTTTGCGTTTGTCATATCCATCCATATTgacttgtataaaaatgtagtcTAAAAAGTAAGAAGGAGATCgctctattaataataacttttataaatactttaattgtattttctttttttaactcCTTCGAACGTCTTACATCTGCACTAAGATCTCCTCCTTTTgtagagaaggtttggagcttactccaccgcGCT includes:
- the LOC125065160 gene encoding fibrillin-1-like isoform X2; this encodes MYVILIGTLLLSSACANDDAQYINVKSVKGGHRGGGTYNYNPGANYPNFGSYGLRQNMTQHGYGAQNVSQHGYGAQNTSRRIDFEVGVCYIEVPTASLVHDPARAPVGNGSRPDLSRIRSCCQGYIRNIYNFKICDPVCSQECVNGHCSAPETCTCFPDHVKNVAGFCIPTCPIGCQNGRCSGGECLCKEGYRLDSESKFCVPACKENCGGLGNCTEPNTCKCRVGYQPTPDGNCRPVCDNCVNGDCVAPNDCRCKQGYSRDQQGKCTPQCSQGCQPDGRCVSPNVCEYPNAARPSNTPPPFRPTNPQNRPIYPGGELPRGDIGEDGNPGQRYPGKNNTVNGTYSQDVPRNPLYPGSQVYPGNQVYPGNHVYPGNQVNPGNQVSPGNQQVNPGNQVYPGFQPIPGKPIYPGNQMYPENNMNPDHQMYPGNQVYPGIQMYPGNQVYPGNQMYPGVQVYPGSQGYGNRGQYDYQGQFDVQSGNRRESEIQGQTSYNQFSESQVSSQCSQPCINGVCIGDNICRCNPGYLSDANEPNRCIPNCPGGCPNGICSAPHFCICNVGYYKDTSVKGRPACVKRIRRSVDNKEPLNVAELLIFDVPDY
- the LOC125065160 gene encoding fibrillin-1-like isoform X1 — protein: MYVILIGTLLLSSACANDDAQYINVKSVKGGHRGGGTYNYNPGANYPNFGSYGLRQNMTQHGYGAQNVSQHGYGAQNTSRRIDFEVGVCYIEVPTASLVHDPARAPVGNGSRPDLSRIRSCCQGYIRNIYNFKICDPVCSQECVNGHCSAPETCTCFPDHVKNVAGFCIPTCPIGCQNGRCSGGECLCKEGYRLDSESKFCVPACKENCGGLGNCTEPNTCKCRVGYQPTPDGNCRPVCDNCVNGDCVAPNDCRCKQGYSRDQQGKCTPQCSQGCQPDGRCVSPNVCEYPNAARPSNTPPPFRPTNPQNRPIYPGGELPRGDIGEDGNPGQRYPGKNNTVNGTYSQDVPRNPLYPGSQVYPGNQVYPGNHVYPGNQVNPGNQVSPGNQVNPGNQVNPGNQVNPGNQVYPGFQPIPGKPIYPGNQMYPENNMNPDHQMYPGNQVYPGIQMYPGNQVYPGNQMYPGVQVYPGSQGYGNRGQYDYQGQFDVQSGNRRESEIQGQTSYNQFSESQVSSQCSQPCINGVCIGDNICRCNPGYLSDANEPNRCIPNCPGGCPNGICSAPHFCICNVGYYKDTSVKGRPACVKRIRRSVDNKEPLNVAELLIFDVPDY